In the Zestosphaera sp. genome, one interval contains:
- a CDS encoding energy-coupling factor transporter transmembrane component T, with protein MSLRSSRMKRTLLGYLPLESPVHSFHPIVKTFFLLIVSVYPLLIDSPDWNLVGIFVLLIIFYLSRIDVSILRFYTTIMLNIFWIIFIAYTFFGGYSPDYHVVGRLGPIIVSWENIAWAFSVYCRMFWGILIIIYFLSVSRERDIILGLRWLRLPYVISYTAGLALRSIGLSIIDFNTIREAEKARALDMGELPLTHKIKKFGLYIVPLMSLALRRTDEVSNALDARGFSFAGWRDSRRTEYMLSKYEVRLRDLLVIALMVFMLLALLYLKLTTAVLSTSNSLVLGVLARALGVS; from the coding sequence ATGAGTCTGAGAAGCTCGCGTATGAAGAGAACTCTTCTAGGCTACTTACCGCTGGAATCCCCAGTCCATAGTTTTCACCCAATCGTCAAGACATTTTTCTTGCTAATAGTTTCGGTGTATCCTTTGTTGATTGACTCGCCAGACTGGAATCTAGTAGGGATCTTCGTACTCTTAATTATTTTTTACTTGAGTAGAATAGACGTAAGTATACTCAGGTTTTATACGACGATAATGCTTAATATCTTTTGGATAATCTTCATAGCGTACACTTTCTTCGGGGGTTACTCTCCAGACTATCATGTTGTTGGGAGGTTAGGTCCTATCATAGTGTCTTGGGAGAATATTGCTTGGGCTTTTTCAGTGTACTGCAGAATGTTTTGGGGTATACTAATAATAATTTACTTTTTGTCTGTGAGCAGAGAAAGAGACATCATACTTGGTTTGAGGTGGTTGAGGCTTCCCTACGTGATCTCTTATACTGCTGGCTTAGCTCTTAGGTCGATAGGTCTCTCCATAATAGACTTCAACACTATACGTGAGGCTGAGAAAGCCAGGGCTCTAGATATGGGAGAACTCCCCCTAACACACAAGATAAAGAAGTTTGGACTCTATATAGTGCCTTTGATGAGTCTGGCGCTAAGAAGAACTGATGAAGTCTCTAATGCTCTAGACGCTAGAGGTTTCAGTTTTGCTGGATGGAGGGACTCTAGGAGGACCGAGTATATGCTGAGTAAGTATGAGGTGAGGTTGAGAGACTTGCTGGTTATCGCTTTGATGGTATTCATGTTACTAGCTCTGCTGTATCTTAAACTTACCACAGCGGTCTTAAGCACTAGCAACTCGCTCGTTTTAGGAGTGTTAGCGCGTGCTTTAGGGGTGTCTTGA
- a CDS encoding iron ABC transporter permease: MSHVKSFIFWRRRRFLTVFSVLVLLLTLAFLTHLSLGYRVMNPLEVLVSGVTQLVLGDLGIEGYRVLRALTAVIVGATLALSGYLMQLSTKNPLADPYILGVSSGALFTVSLTLSLTSYLTHPLGIGVRSLTAFLGGLIAYSMTLFIASRAGMTPTSLVLAGVAVGTFFYSASLLPQYFISRDIHKLIAWSMGSFVSPSADVLVLLVSSLLLVASYVLFVRHPLNNLQVSDDFVRQLGRDPAKLRRYSTLLASLTASLTVAWFGVIGFVGLAAPHISRRLLKTSDIAFVASASVVLGSLLLTSSDLLGKTLVSGVEIPVNVIASMIGAPVLGLAILELRKYGS; this comes from the coding sequence ATGAGTCACGTGAAGTCGTTTATTTTCTGGAGGAGGAGAAGGTTTCTCACGGTATTTTCCGTATTAGTTCTCTTGCTAACTCTTGCTTTCCTCACTCACTTAAGCTTGGGTTACAGAGTAATGAATCCTCTGGAAGTCTTGGTTTCCGGCGTCACCCAGTTAGTTCTTGGTGATTTAGGTATTGAAGGATATAGAGTCTTGAGAGCTTTAACGGCTGTTATTGTTGGTGCTACACTAGCTCTCTCAGGATACTTGATGCAATTGAGTACTAAGAACCCGTTAGCAGACCCATACATACTGGGTGTTTCTTCAGGAGCTTTATTCACGGTCTCCCTAACCTTATCTCTCACTAGTTACTTAACACACCCTCTAGGGATCGGTGTTAGGTCCCTTACTGCTTTCTTAGGCGGGTTGATCGCGTATTCAATGACTCTCTTCATAGCTTCGAGGGCCGGTATGACGCCTACGTCTCTAGTGTTGGCGGGGGTTGCGGTAGGTACTTTCTTCTACTCAGCTTCTCTCTTACCGCAGTATTTCATCTCTCGCGACATACACAAGTTGATCGCGTGGAGCATGGGTTCTTTCGTGAGTCCATCTGCAGACGTTCTAGTCTTGTTAGTTTCCTCGTTATTGCTGGTCGCGAGCTACGTGTTGTTCGTTAGGCACCCACTCAATAATCTTCAAGTCAGTGACGATTTCGTGAGGCAGCTGGGGCGAGACCCGGCTAAGTTAAGGAGGTACTCTACGCTACTGGCTTCCCTGACAGCCTCACTCACGGTTGCTTGGTTCGGGGTGATAGGTTTTGTTGGTTTGGCGGCGCCGCACATTTCTAGGAGGCTTCTTAAAACCAGCGACATAGCTTTTGTTGCGTCAGCTTCTGTGGTTTTAGGGTCACTTCTACTTACCTCATCTGACCTTCTCGGCAAGACTTTAGTGAGTGGTGTTGAGATACCCGTTAACGTCATTGCTTCAATGATTGGCGCGCCGGTGTTGGGTCTAGCTATACTTGAGTTGAGGAAGTATGGTTCTTGA
- a CDS encoding ABC transporter ATP-binding protein, translated as MVLEVLGLSVSYNGTQIIKEVSFSFGSGVVAVVGPNGAGKTTLLKALSGLVSYEGFVRILNKDLRAVSAEERARLVTYVPPLVDVMPDMTVGDLILSDPMIDEGLLEKYVELFELSKLLRRRLSRVSSGELSRTLLVKGLSRNSRVVALDEPLSHIDVRFQLILLKHLRTLSRDGRVVLVASNQLNPLLSYVDCVVGLKNGEVVFTGDVRSFLKSGTPEKIYEVEFEVISRDGYVDLIPRGV; from the coding sequence ATGGTTCTTGAGGTTCTCGGGCTGAGTGTTTCTTATAATGGCACACAAATCATTAAGGAGGTTAGTTTCTCTTTCGGTAGCGGTGTTGTCGCGGTAGTTGGTCCTAACGGTGCCGGGAAGACTACGTTGCTTAAGGCTCTCTCAGGGCTAGTGAGTTATGAAGGTTTTGTGAGGATACTCAATAAAGACTTGCGTGCTGTTAGTGCTGAGGAGAGGGCGAGGCTAGTGACTTACGTGCCTCCCCTAGTTGACGTAATGCCTGACATGACTGTCGGGGACCTAATATTGAGTGACCCGATGATTGACGAGGGTCTGCTCGAGAAGTATGTTGAGTTGTTTGAGTTGAGTAAGTTGCTGAGGAGGAGGCTGAGTAGAGTGAGTAGTGGTGAGTTGAGCAGGACCCTGCTAGTGAAGGGACTCTCAAGAAATTCTAGGGTAGTAGCTCTTGATGAGCCTCTCTCACACATAGATGTGAGATTCCAGCTGATCTTGCTGAAGCACTTGAGGACTTTAAGCAGAGATGGTAGGGTAGTCTTAGTGGCTTCTAATCAGTTAAATCCTCTGTTGAGTTACGTGGACTGTGTAGTGGGGCTCAAGAACGGTGAGGTAGTCTTCACGGGCGATGTGAGGAGTTTCTTAAAGTCTGGCACGCCCGAGAAAATCTATGAGGTAGAGTTTGAGGTTATCTCAAGAGACGGTTACGTAGACTTAATACCTAGGGGAGTGTAG
- a CDS encoding ATP-binding cassette domain-containing protein — MGTPVIEFRNYYWKYSLMNDWALADINLTIHRGEFVCITGPNESGKTTLAMSMNALIPHNYQGVMRGEVLIFGEDSRKLHPSQVSRRVGLVFSDPESQFLTMSVEEEIAFGPENLGLDIDEISRRILWALKLTKLSEDLLDKPPYELSGGQKQRVAIAAILAMKPEVIILDEPTSMLDPLGKAEVLEVLKRLREELNSTIIVIEHRLEDIAPLATRFILLNKGRIVKDADPREFFDDIDFLLANHVNPPEFMVVLNELRRGGLYSGRVPLRFDEGLEVIRRLLSHD, encoded by the coding sequence TTGGGCACGCCTGTGATAGAATTTCGCAATTATTACTGGAAGTACTCACTAATGAATGACTGGGCCTTAGCAGACATTAACCTAACAATACATAGAGGTGAGTTTGTGTGTATTACGGGACCTAACGAGTCTGGTAAGACGACGTTGGCTATGTCTATGAATGCTCTGATACCTCATAACTATCAGGGTGTGATGAGGGGTGAGGTCCTCATATTCGGTGAGGATTCTAGGAAGCTTCATCCAAGTCAGGTCAGTAGGAGAGTCGGGTTAGTCTTTTCAGATCCTGAAAGCCAGTTCTTAACTATGTCTGTTGAAGAAGAGATAGCTTTCGGTCCCGAGAACTTAGGTCTAGACATCGATGAAATTAGTAGGAGGATTTTATGGGCTTTAAAGCTCACCAAGCTCAGTGAAGACTTACTAGATAAACCTCCTTACGAGCTCTCGGGAGGTCAGAAGCAGAGGGTAGCTATAGCGGCTATCCTAGCTATGAAGCCTGAGGTGATTATTCTTGATGAACCTACCTCTATGTTAGATCCTTTAGGGAAGGCTGAGGTATTAGAAGTTTTGAAGAGGCTCAGAGAAGAGCTCAACTCTACTATAATTGTGATAGAGCATAGATTGGAAGATATAGCTCCGTTAGCTACTCGTTTTATCCTCTTAAATAAGGGGAGGATAGTTAAAGACGCAGACCCGCGAGAATTTTTTGATGATATAGACTTTCTCTTGGCAAACCACGTTAATCCGCCTGAGTTTATGGTAGTGCTGAATGAGTTAAGGAGGGGTGGTCTCTACTCTGGAAGAGTGCCCTTAAGATTTGATGAAGGACTTGAAGTTATTAGGAGGTTGCTTAGCCATGACTAG
- a CDS encoding ATP-binding cassette domain-containing protein: MKLLGGCLAMTREAIRVEDLTYVYRDGTLALNGVSLSVDEGEFIGLIGQNGSGKTTLAKCIAGLLKPARGRILIYGRDTKDMRVKELATSVGYVFQNPDHQIFNSTVFDELAFGPRNLLLPEDEVRQRVLEAAKIVGLSEEHFNQSPFFLPKGLRQRIAIGSILALRPKILIIDEPTTGQDWRQSLEIMEFLKRLNERGHTVIIITHEMEIVARYARRTVVMSEGRIILDGPTSEVFLESDILARAFVRPPQVARILSSLNLSNNQLLTNDALTPEKFAEVILKYLKNKSI, encoded by the coding sequence TTGAAGTTATTAGGAGGTTGCTTAGCCATGACTAGGGAAGCAATTAGGGTTGAGGACCTGACGTACGTATACAGAGACGGCACTCTAGCCTTAAACGGGGTTAGCTTGTCAGTAGATGAGGGAGAATTCATAGGCTTAATAGGCCAGAATGGGTCTGGGAAAACCACACTGGCTAAATGCATTGCCGGCTTGCTAAAGCCTGCAAGGGGTAGGATCTTGATATATGGTAGGGATACTAAGGACATGAGGGTTAAGGAGCTGGCTACCTCCGTAGGATATGTCTTTCAAAACCCCGACCATCAGATATTCAATTCTACGGTTTTTGATGAGCTGGCGTTTGGCCCGAGAAATCTACTGCTACCTGAAGATGAGGTAAGGCAGAGAGTTCTGGAAGCAGCTAAAATCGTTGGTCTTTCTGAAGAACACTTTAATCAGTCACCCTTCTTCCTACCTAAAGGACTTAGACAGAGAATTGCTATAGGCTCTATCCTAGCGCTGAGGCCTAAGATCTTAATAATAGATGAGCCAACTACCGGTCAAGACTGGAGGCAGTCGCTAGAGATAATGGAGTTTCTGAAGAGACTTAATGAGCGCGGTCACACGGTGATAATAATTACGCATGAAATGGAGATAGTAGCTAGGTACGCGAGGAGAACTGTAGTTATGTCTGAAGGAAGAATTATACTGGACGGGCCGACTAGTGAGGTCTTTCTAGAGAGTGATATATTGGCGAGAGCTTTTGTCAGACCACCGCAAGTGGCTCGTATTTTGAGTTCTTTGAATTTATCTAATAATCAACTCTTGACTAATGATGCTTTGACGCCTGAGAAGTTTGCTGAAGTGATTCTTAAGTATTTAAAGAATAAAAGCATTTGA
- a CDS encoding ABC transporter ATP-binding protein encodes MVSKASSAIVVEGLVKKFGDVVAVDGLSFTVGFGRVYCLVGPNGAGKTTTLRVVVGLLKPDAGRVFVDGFDVRLRRVEALRRVGYVPDYPNLPSYLTPLEFMYYVAALRGYSRGEVEADVKYYVEVFNLEGDLKKPIRTLSRGSLQKTAIVASLLVRPRILVMDEPLTNIEIDSQFMFKKVVQRLASEEGVAFLLSSHMLSLIEGVCTDVGIINKGKMVVEGSMDAIMRLAGERASFEDLYMKILGRSVEGSR; translated from the coding sequence TTGGTTTCGAAGGCTTCGTCAGCTATTGTTGTTGAGGGTTTGGTTAAGAAGTTTGGTGATGTTGTTGCTGTTGATGGTCTTTCTTTTACTGTTGGTTTTGGCAGGGTTTACTGTTTGGTTGGTCCTAACGGTGCTGGGAAGACTACTACGTTGAGGGTTGTTGTTGGTTTGCTTAAGCCTGATGCCGGGCGTGTCTTTGTTGATGGATTTGACGTTCGTTTGAGGAGGGTTGAGGCTTTGAGGAGGGTTGGGTATGTTCCTGATTATCCTAATCTCCCTAGCTACTTGACTCCTCTTGAGTTTATGTATTATGTTGCGGCTCTCCGGGGCTATAGTAGGGGTGAGGTTGAGGCTGACGTTAAGTACTATGTTGAGGTCTTTAATCTTGAGGGGGACTTAAAGAAGCCTATAAGGACTTTATCTCGCGGCAGTCTCCAGAAGACTGCTATTGTTGCTTCACTTCTCGTCAGGCCTAGGATTTTAGTCATGGATGAGCCGCTAACTAATATCGAGATAGACTCTCAGTTTATGTTTAAGAAGGTCGTGCAGAGGCTTGCGTCTGAGGAGGGTGTTGCGTTTCTCTTGTCTAGTCACATGCTTTCTTTGATTGAGGGTGTCTGCACGGATGTCGGCATAATTAATAAGGGTAAGATGGTTGTTGAGGGTAGTATGGACGCCATCATGAGGTTGGCTGGGGAGAGAGCTAGTTTTGAGGACCTCTACATGAAGATTCTGGGGAGGAGTGTTGAGGGGAGCCGTTAA